The following proteins come from a genomic window of Lolium rigidum isolate FL_2022 chromosome 5, APGP_CSIRO_Lrig_0.1, whole genome shotgun sequence:
- the LOC124654536 gene encoding LOW QUALITY PROTEIN: ABSCISIC ACID-INSENSITIVE 5-like protein 2 (The sequence of the model RefSeq protein was modified relative to this genomic sequence to represent the inferred CDS: deleted 1 base in 1 codon): MGSRKLPSRSGRGGGGAGAGASQRGEVQNLARQGSLYSLTLDEVQNHLGEPLQSMNLDELLRSVFPDDMEPDAATTSQYEPSSSLLRQGSITMPNGLSKKTVDEVWRGIQDEPKRSVPEGGQRKRERQPTLGEMTLEDFLVKAGVVTEGCLKNSNDAGNVGLVGTGATAAGATGLTSGAQWLDRYQQQLAATETHQHVQQIVPGPYMPMQLVPQPLNVVLPGAIPESAYSDGSPMISPISDSQTPGRKRGVSGDGPNKFVERRQKRMIKNRESAARSRARKQAYTNELENKVSRLEEENERLKRQKALNMMLCAVPLPEPKYQLRRTTSAAF, encoded by the exons ATGGGGAGTCGGAAACTGCCATCGCGgtccgggcgcggcggcggcggtgccggcgccggcgcctcgcAGCGCGGGGAGGTGCAGAACCTGGCGAGGCAAGGGTCTCTGTATAGCCTCACCCTGGATGAGGTGCAGAACCATTTGGGGGAACCCTTGCAGAGTATGAACCTCGATGAGCTGCTTAGGAGTGTCTTTCCTGATGACATGGAGCCTGACGCTGCAACTACCAGCCAGTATGAGCCGAGTTCAAGCCTCTTGCGCCAGGGTAGCATCACAATGCCAAACGGGCTCAGCAAGAAGACAGTGGATGAGGTGTGGCGGGGCATCCAGGATGAACCCAAAAGGAGTGTCCCGGAGGGTGGTCAGCGCAAGCGGGAGAGGCAGCCGACACTTGGAGAGATGACACTTGAGGATTTCTTGGTCAAAGCAGGGGTTGTCACTGAAGGTTGTCTCAAGAACTCGAATGATGCTGGCAATGTGGGTCTGGTGGGGACAGGTGCCACAGCAGCTGGAGCCACTGGTTTGACATCTGGCGCACAGTGGTTAGATCGATATCAGCAGCAGCTTGCAGCAACCGAGACTCATCAGCATGTGCAGCAAATTGTGCCTGGTCCTTATATGCCCATGCAGTTAGTCCCCCAGCCACTGAATGTTGTTTTGCCTGGTGCTATTCCGGAGTCTGCTTACTCTGATGGATCACCAATGATCAGTCCAATTTCTGATTCCCAGACACCTGGGAGAAAGCGTGGTGTATCAGGAGATGGCCCGAATAAGTTTGTGGAGAGAAGGCAGAAGAGGATGATCAAGAATAGGGAGTCTGCTGCTCGTTCAAGG GCTAGGAAGCAG GCCTACACTAATGAACTCGAAAACAAGGTATCCCGTTTAGAAGAGGAGAATGAGAGGCTAAAGAGGCAAAAG GCGCTGAACATGATGCTTTGCGCTGTGCCTCTGCCGGAACCCAAGTATCAACTCAGGAGAACGACCTCAGCGGCTTTCTGA